The Primulina eburnea isolate SZY01 chromosome 6, ASM2296580v1, whole genome shotgun sequence genome contains a region encoding:
- the LOC140834182 gene encoding rab GTPase-activating protein 22-like isoform X2, producing the protein MGNSMCIMCKKDGMFFSSAVEELDAYYPIRPECQADAPRTKFKARVGKTLSPRRWNAAFSQDGHLDIAGVLRRIQRGGIHPLIKGEVWEFLLGCFDPNSTLDARNVVRQKRREQYAAWKSECQHLVPVIGSGNLVTTPIINDDGHPIQDPSVSSNGQDNGFLSNGGSLDQSTIQWKLGLPQIGLDVVRTDRALVFYENEANRAKLWDILAVYSWLDKDIGYVQGMNDICSPMVILLEDEADAFWCFERAMRRMRENFRCTTSSMGVQSQLSTLGQIIKAIDPKLHQHLEELDGGEYLFAIRMLMVLFRREFSFIDGLYLWEVMWAMEYNPSIYSSYESSDLISSQVHQTEEIKADNKLLKQCGKFEKKNVKTGLTDQRGALAVFLAASVLETKHKQLLKEAQGMDDVAQILGEITGNLDAKKSLNAALKIHKKYLRKAKKSY; encoded by the exons ATGGGGAACTCTATGTGCATTATGTGCAAGAAAGATGG GATGTTTTTTAGCTCAGCTGTTGAGGAGCTGGATGCATACTATCCTATTAGACCTGAATGTCAAGCTGATGCTCCCCGGACCAAATTTAAGGCGCGG GTAGGCAAGACTCTCAGTCCAAGAAGATGGAATGCAGCATTTTCTCAAGATGGTCATTTGGATATAGCAGGTGTCCTTAGAAGAATTCAAAGAGGG GGCATTCATCCATTGATTAAAGGAGAAGTCTGGGAGTTCTTGTTGGGTTGTTTTGATCCTAACAGCACATTGGATGCCAGAAATGTTGTCCGACAAAAGAGAAG GGAACAGTACGCGGCTTGGAAATCTGAATGCCAACATCTGGTACCTGTAATTGGCAGCGGAAATCTTGTCACAACACCTATAATTAATGACGACGGCCACCCAATACAAGATCCTTCAGTTAGCAGTAATGGCCAAGATAATGGTTTCCTGTCAAATGGTGGCTCTTTAGATCAAAGCACGATTCAGTGGAAGCTTGGATTACCTCAAATCG GTTTGGATGTTGTGCGGACAGATCGTGCTCTTGTTTTTTATGAGAATGAAGCTAATCGGGCAAAGCTCTGGGATATACTTGCTGTCTATTCTTGGCTGGATAAAGATATTGGATATGTTCAAG GAATGAATGACATATGCTCTCCAATGGTTATTCTTCTCGAAGATGAAGCAGATGCCTTTTGGTGCTTCGAGCGTGCAATGCGTAGGATG AGGGAAAACTTCCGTTGCACTACAAGTTCCATGGGGGTGCAATCTCAACTAAGTACTCTTGGACAAATTATTAAAGCTATTGACCCAAAGCTCCATCAACACCTTG AGGAGCTGGATGGTGGGGAGTACTTATTTGCAATTCGTATGCTCATGGTTCTTTTTCGCAGAGAGTTTTCATTTATTGATGGCCTGTATCTCTGGGAG GTCATGTGGGCCATGGAATACAATCCAAGCATCTATTCATCATATGAGTCAAGTGACTTAATTTCGTCTCAAGTTCATCAAACCGAAGAAATTAAAGCAGATAACAAGCTGCTGAAGCAGTGTGGAAAATTCGAGAAGAAGAACGTGAAAACAGGATTGACGGATCAGAGGGGCGCACTCGCTGTTTTCCTAGCTGCTAGTGTACTTGAAACAAAACATAAACAACTTCTTAAAGAGGCTCAAGGCATGGATGATGTCGCTCAG ATTTTAGGTGAAATCACTGGAAATTTGGATGCTAAAAAGTCATTGAACGCGGCACTGAAAATTCACAAGAAGTATTTGAGAAAG GCCAAGAAATCTTACTAG
- the LOC140834187 gene encoding uncharacterized protein produces the protein MRIRKRAKISTLLYATSSLDPGALPQAHICQLNQSPWDVMNFSPPPPSPPPMPSSQVNGNDSFAGNGSSRDSIAVIKREWMNELKRAAKLEHPGGATSNETEQEVGTSPKDDPVILCCKTDGKSWQCRREAAKGNSLCEHHLIMVRGYSNNSAHSATKNSAKSSVEARGRPGIKKRAAQSLSNPYVFYYYSGFGPRWGKKRGEVIKSINEEFNIPENDLDYDKEASSSCDIQDAEIEDWDEDEAEKIEAIRKKRARKPIKARSLKSLM, from the exons ATGAGAATACGCAAGCGTGCCAAAATTTCTACTCTACTCTATGCGACTTCCTCTCTGGATCCCGGAGCTCTTCCTCAAGCGCATATTTGTCAGCTCAATCAATCCCCATGGGACGTGATGAACTTCTCGCCGCCGCCGCCATCTCCTCCGCCTATGCCGTCGTCCCAG GTCAATGGGAACGATAGTTTCGCTGGAAATGGGAGTTCGAGAGACTCTATTGCAGTGATTAAGAG GGAGTGGATGAATGAGTTAAAAAGAGCAGCGAAATTGGAGCATCCCGGCGGAGCCACCTCGAATGAGACGGAGCAGGAAGTGGGCACTTCTCCGAAAGACGACCCGGTTATTTTGTGCTGCAAGACTGATGGCAAGAGCTGGCAATGCCGAAGAGAGGCTGCCAAAGGCAATTCACTATGCGAGCACCATCTAATCATGGTACGAGGCTATAGCAATAACTCCGCGCATTCTGCCACCAAGAACTCGGCAAAATCGTCGGTGGAGGCTCGGGGCCGCCCAGGAATCAAGAAACGGGCGGCACAGTCTTTGTCAAATCCATATGTATTCTACTATTATTCGGGTTTCGGACCGCGGTGGGGAAAGAAAAGAGGGGAAGTTATCAAGAGTATTAATGAAGAATTTAACATTCCCGAGAATGATCTTGATTACGACAAGGAAGCATCCTCCTCGTGTGACATTCAGGATGCGGAAATTGAAGATTGGGACGAGGACGAAGCTGAGAAAATCGAAGCGATTAGGAAGAAGAGAGCCCGAAAACCAATCAAAGCTCGATCTCTCAAATCCTTGATGTGA
- the LOC140834182 gene encoding rab GTPase-activating protein 22-like isoform X1, translating into MGNSMCIMCKKDGMFFSSAVEELDAYYPIRPECQADAPRTKFKARVGKTLSPRRWNAAFSQDGHLDIAGVLRRIQRGGIHPLIKGEVWEFLLGCFDPNSTLDARNVVRQKRREQYAAWKSECQHLVPVIGSGNLVTTPIINDDGHPIQDPSVSSNGQDNGFLSNGGSLDQSTIQWKLGLPQIGLDVVRTDRALVFYENEANRAKLWDILAVYSWLDKDIGYVQGMNDICSPMVILLEDEADAFWCFERAMRRMRENFRCTTSSMGVQSQLSTLGQIIKAIDPKLHQHLEELDGGEYLFAIRMLMVLFRREFSFIDGLYLWEVMWAMEYNPSIYSSYESSDLISSQVHQTEEIKADNKLLKQCGKFEKKNVKTGLTDQRGALAVFLAASVLETKHKQLLKEAQGMDDVAQILGEITGNLDAKKSLNAALKIHKKYLRKANYIFL; encoded by the exons ATGGGGAACTCTATGTGCATTATGTGCAAGAAAGATGG GATGTTTTTTAGCTCAGCTGTTGAGGAGCTGGATGCATACTATCCTATTAGACCTGAATGTCAAGCTGATGCTCCCCGGACCAAATTTAAGGCGCGG GTAGGCAAGACTCTCAGTCCAAGAAGATGGAATGCAGCATTTTCTCAAGATGGTCATTTGGATATAGCAGGTGTCCTTAGAAGAATTCAAAGAGGG GGCATTCATCCATTGATTAAAGGAGAAGTCTGGGAGTTCTTGTTGGGTTGTTTTGATCCTAACAGCACATTGGATGCCAGAAATGTTGTCCGACAAAAGAGAAG GGAACAGTACGCGGCTTGGAAATCTGAATGCCAACATCTGGTACCTGTAATTGGCAGCGGAAATCTTGTCACAACACCTATAATTAATGACGACGGCCACCCAATACAAGATCCTTCAGTTAGCAGTAATGGCCAAGATAATGGTTTCCTGTCAAATGGTGGCTCTTTAGATCAAAGCACGATTCAGTGGAAGCTTGGATTACCTCAAATCG GTTTGGATGTTGTGCGGACAGATCGTGCTCTTGTTTTTTATGAGAATGAAGCTAATCGGGCAAAGCTCTGGGATATACTTGCTGTCTATTCTTGGCTGGATAAAGATATTGGATATGTTCAAG GAATGAATGACATATGCTCTCCAATGGTTATTCTTCTCGAAGATGAAGCAGATGCCTTTTGGTGCTTCGAGCGTGCAATGCGTAGGATG AGGGAAAACTTCCGTTGCACTACAAGTTCCATGGGGGTGCAATCTCAACTAAGTACTCTTGGACAAATTATTAAAGCTATTGACCCAAAGCTCCATCAACACCTTG AGGAGCTGGATGGTGGGGAGTACTTATTTGCAATTCGTATGCTCATGGTTCTTTTTCGCAGAGAGTTTTCATTTATTGATGGCCTGTATCTCTGGGAG GTCATGTGGGCCATGGAATACAATCCAAGCATCTATTCATCATATGAGTCAAGTGACTTAATTTCGTCTCAAGTTCATCAAACCGAAGAAATTAAAGCAGATAACAAGCTGCTGAAGCAGTGTGGAAAATTCGAGAAGAAGAACGTGAAAACAGGATTGACGGATCAGAGGGGCGCACTCGCTGTTTTCCTAGCTGCTAGTGTACTTGAAACAAAACATAAACAACTTCTTAAAGAGGCTCAAGGCATGGATGATGTCGCTCAG ATTTTAGGTGAAATCACTGGAAATTTGGATGCTAAAAAGTCATTGAACGCGGCACTGAAAATTCACAAGAAGTATTTGAGAAAGGCAAACTATATTTTCTTGTGA
- the LOC140834182 gene encoding rab GTPase-activating protein 22-like isoform X3 — MFFSSAVEELDAYYPIRPECQADAPRTKFKARVGKTLSPRRWNAAFSQDGHLDIAGVLRRIQRGGIHPLIKGEVWEFLLGCFDPNSTLDARNVVRQKRREQYAAWKSECQHLVPVIGSGNLVTTPIINDDGHPIQDPSVSSNGQDNGFLSNGGSLDQSTIQWKLGLPQIGLDVVRTDRALVFYENEANRAKLWDILAVYSWLDKDIGYVQGMNDICSPMVILLEDEADAFWCFERAMRRMRENFRCTTSSMGVQSQLSTLGQIIKAIDPKLHQHLEELDGGEYLFAIRMLMVLFRREFSFIDGLYLWEVMWAMEYNPSIYSSYESSDLISSQVHQTEEIKADNKLLKQCGKFEKKNVKTGLTDQRGALAVFLAASVLETKHKQLLKEAQGMDDVAQILGEITGNLDAKKSLNAALKIHKKYLRKANYIFL, encoded by the exons ATGTTTTTTAGCTCAGCTGTTGAGGAGCTGGATGCATACTATCCTATTAGACCTGAATGTCAAGCTGATGCTCCCCGGACCAAATTTAAGGCGCGG GTAGGCAAGACTCTCAGTCCAAGAAGATGGAATGCAGCATTTTCTCAAGATGGTCATTTGGATATAGCAGGTGTCCTTAGAAGAATTCAAAGAGGG GGCATTCATCCATTGATTAAAGGAGAAGTCTGGGAGTTCTTGTTGGGTTGTTTTGATCCTAACAGCACATTGGATGCCAGAAATGTTGTCCGACAAAAGAGAAG GGAACAGTACGCGGCTTGGAAATCTGAATGCCAACATCTGGTACCTGTAATTGGCAGCGGAAATCTTGTCACAACACCTATAATTAATGACGACGGCCACCCAATACAAGATCCTTCAGTTAGCAGTAATGGCCAAGATAATGGTTTCCTGTCAAATGGTGGCTCTTTAGATCAAAGCACGATTCAGTGGAAGCTTGGATTACCTCAAATCG GTTTGGATGTTGTGCGGACAGATCGTGCTCTTGTTTTTTATGAGAATGAAGCTAATCGGGCAAAGCTCTGGGATATACTTGCTGTCTATTCTTGGCTGGATAAAGATATTGGATATGTTCAAG GAATGAATGACATATGCTCTCCAATGGTTATTCTTCTCGAAGATGAAGCAGATGCCTTTTGGTGCTTCGAGCGTGCAATGCGTAGGATG AGGGAAAACTTCCGTTGCACTACAAGTTCCATGGGGGTGCAATCTCAACTAAGTACTCTTGGACAAATTATTAAAGCTATTGACCCAAAGCTCCATCAACACCTTG AGGAGCTGGATGGTGGGGAGTACTTATTTGCAATTCGTATGCTCATGGTTCTTTTTCGCAGAGAGTTTTCATTTATTGATGGCCTGTATCTCTGGGAG GTCATGTGGGCCATGGAATACAATCCAAGCATCTATTCATCATATGAGTCAAGTGACTTAATTTCGTCTCAAGTTCATCAAACCGAAGAAATTAAAGCAGATAACAAGCTGCTGAAGCAGTGTGGAAAATTCGAGAAGAAGAACGTGAAAACAGGATTGACGGATCAGAGGGGCGCACTCGCTGTTTTCCTAGCTGCTAGTGTACTTGAAACAAAACATAAACAACTTCTTAAAGAGGCTCAAGGCATGGATGATGTCGCTCAG ATTTTAGGTGAAATCACTGGAAATTTGGATGCTAAAAAGTCATTGAACGCGGCACTGAAAATTCACAAGAAGTATTTGAGAAAGGCAAACTATATTTTCTTGTGA